From a region of the Lactuca sativa cultivar Salinas chromosome 4, Lsat_Salinas_v11, whole genome shotgun sequence genome:
- the LOC111878591 gene encoding uncharacterized protein LOC111878591: MSLEDIVKSLATSTQAFQQETKASIKNLEKQVSQLATSISKLDSQGKLPAKTETNPRHNVCAITLRGGKSYDGPKVSVDQKEEERVVEEATKEEKKEEKTIEKKPFIAESKATPAPFPERLKSTKKEREENEIMQMFKRVQINIPLLEAIKQVPRYARFLKDLCVSKKKLKGNQVITVGEHGSAVLQKRMPPKCKDPGVFTVPCKLGNLHVPRAMLNLGASINVLPYSLFKSIGVGTLSKNGVIIKLADRSLVHPKGVLEDVLLQVDEFIFPADFYVLDMGDDDSPSSSSILLGRPFLKTSKTKFDVYNGTLSMEFDGQGKLDRDKAKELAKEVDMDNEVLESFEFIDDKKHVRSDDIKPKPSTKVKILPLVEQALDPGAKTPPNPLKLIHVEKESTQTLINSNKLSKKAKNELITLLNKYQKGTKWIISDIKGLSPFCFMRKKKAKGRLKVPLKEVARRLMCWRGPHT; this comes from the exons atgtccttagaggacatagTGAAGAGTTTGGCAACTAGTACACAAGCTTTCCAACAAGAGACAAAAGCAAGCATAAAGAACTTAGAGAAACAAGTTTCACAGCTTGCTACTTCCATAAGCAAATTAGACTCTCAAGGAAAGTTACCTGCAAAAACTGAAACAAACCCAAGGCACAACGTGTGTGCCATCACATTGAGAGGCGGAAAGAGCTATGATGGTCCAAAAGTGTCGGTTGAtcaaaaggaagaagaaagagtgGTCGAAGAGGCAaccaaagaagagaagaaggaagagaAAACAATCGAAAAGAAGCCCTTCATCGCTGAGTCTAAAGCCACACCTGCTCCATTTCCCGAAAGATTAAAGAGCACGAAGAAAGAACGGGAGGAGAATGAGATCATGcaaatgttcaagagagttcaaatCAACATTCCACTCCTCGAGGCCATCAAACAGGTACCTAGATATGCAAGGTTCCTTAAGGATCTTTGTGTatctaaaaagaaattaaaaggaaaTCAAGTCATAACAGTTGGGGAACATGGATCCGCAGTTTTGCAAAAGAGGATGCCCCCAAAGTGCAAAGATCCTGGTGTCTTTACCGTGCCTTGCAAATTGGGGAATCTTCATGTACCCCGAGCCATGCTCAATCTAGGTGCATCCATAAATGTCCTACCATATTCTCTTTTCAAATCAATTGGTGTAGGAACATTGAGCAAAAACGGTGTGATCATCAAACTTGCCGACCGGTCTTTGGTACACCCAAAGGGTGTACTAGAGGACGTGTTATTGCAAGTCGATGAATTTATCTTCCCGGCTGATTTTTATGTCTTAGATATGGGAGATGATGACTCTCCAAGTTCAAGTTCCATACTTTTAGGTAGACCTTTTCTTAAAACTTCCAAAACAAAATTTGATGTCTACAATGGAACTTTAAGTATGGAATTTGATGGTCAA GGAAAACTAGACAGGGACAAAGCCAAAGAGCTTGCAAAGGAGGTCGATATGGACAATGAGGTGTTGGAGAGTTTCGAGTTTATTGATGACAAGAAGCATGTGAGGAGTGATGATATAAAACCCAAGCCATCCACCAAAGTCAAAATCCTTCCACTGGTGGAACAAGCACTAGATCCGGGAGCAAAAACTCCACCGAACCCTTTAAAGCTAATACATGTCGAGAAGGAGAGCACCCAAACACTCATCAACTCGAATAAACTATCGAAGAAGGCAAAGAATGAGTTGATAACCCTGCTGAATAAATACCAAAAAGGGACTAAGTGGATAATCTCCGATATTAAAGGTTTAAGTCCTTTTTGTTTTATGCGCAAAAAGAAAGCCAAAGGAAGGTTGAAGGTTCCGTTGAAGGAGGTGGCGAGAAGATTGATGTGTTGGAGAGGCCCACATACTTAG